A section of the Bacillus pumilus genome encodes:
- the glmS gene encoding glutamine--fructose-6-phosphate transaminase (isomerizing) has product MCGIVGYIGQNDAKEILLKGLEKLEYRGYDSAGIAVANEEGVHVFKEKGRIAELREVVDANVASSAGIGHTRWATHGVPSHLNAHPHQSASGRFTLVHNGVIENYVQLTREYLQDVTLKSDTDTEVVVQVIEQFVSRGLDTEEAFRQTLLQLKGSYAIALFDNENKETIYVAKNKSPLLVGFGEDFNVVASDAMAMLQVTNEYAELMDKEMVIVTKDEVIIKNLDGDIMTRPSYIAELDASDIEKGTYPHYMLKETDEQPLVMRKIIQEYQDENGKLSVAGDIASAVAEADRIYIVACGTSYHAGLVGKQYIEDWAKVPVEVHVASEFSYNMPLLSKKPLFIFLSQSGETADSRAVLVQVKELGHKALTITNVPGSTLSREADFTLLLHAGPEIAVASTKAYTAQIAVLAILASVAAELNGQSLDFDLVKELGIVANAMEALVDQKDEMEQIARDFFTVTRNAFFIGRGLDYYVCLEGSLKLKEISYIQAEGFAGGELKHGTIALIEEGTPVIALATQEHVNLSIRGNVKEVVARGANPCVISLKGLEDEGDRFVLPAVHPALAPLASVVPLQLIAYYAALHRGCDVDKPRNLAKSVTVE; this is encoded by the coding sequence ATGTGTGGAATCGTAGGTTATATTGGTCAGAATGATGCGAAGGAAATCTTATTAAAAGGTTTAGAGAAGCTTGAGTACCGTGGGTATGACTCAGCAGGTATCGCTGTGGCAAACGAAGAAGGCGTGCATGTGTTCAAAGAAAAAGGACGTATCGCTGAGCTTCGTGAAGTTGTTGATGCAAACGTAGCATCTTCAGCTGGAATCGGACATACACGCTGGGCAACACACGGTGTACCAAGCCATCTAAATGCGCATCCGCATCAAAGTGCTTCTGGCCGTTTTACGCTTGTTCATAACGGTGTCATCGAGAACTATGTACAATTGACACGCGAATATTTACAAGACGTCACACTAAAAAGCGACACAGATACAGAGGTTGTTGTTCAAGTCATCGAACAATTTGTCAGCAGAGGTCTTGATACAGAGGAAGCTTTCCGTCAAACGCTTCTTCAACTAAAAGGCTCTTACGCAATTGCTCTTTTCGATAACGAAAACAAAGAAACAATCTATGTGGCGAAAAACAAAAGCCCATTATTGGTTGGTTTCGGAGAAGATTTCAACGTTGTAGCTTCTGACGCAATGGCGATGCTTCAAGTAACAAACGAATATGCGGAATTAATGGATAAAGAAATGGTCATTGTCACAAAAGACGAGGTTATTATTAAAAACCTTGACGGTGATATCATGACACGTCCTTCTTATATCGCTGAGCTAGATGCAAGCGACATCGAGAAAGGCACATATCCTCACTACATGTTAAAAGAAACGGATGAGCAGCCGCTTGTTATGCGCAAAATCATCCAAGAATATCAAGACGAAAACGGCAAACTGTCAGTCGCTGGCGATATCGCAAGCGCAGTAGCAGAAGCAGACCGCATTTACATCGTGGCTTGTGGAACGAGCTACCATGCAGGACTTGTTGGTAAACAATATATTGAAGACTGGGCAAAAGTACCTGTAGAAGTCCATGTAGCAAGTGAATTCTCTTACAACATGCCGCTTCTATCGAAAAAGCCGTTGTTCATCTTCCTTTCTCAATCTGGGGAGACTGCGGACAGCCGTGCTGTACTTGTTCAAGTCAAAGAGCTTGGTCATAAAGCATTAACAATCACAAACGTACCAGGATCTACGCTTTCTCGTGAAGCGGACTTCACATTGCTTCTTCATGCAGGGCCAGAAATCGCAGTGGCTTCAACAAAAGCTTACACAGCGCAAATCGCTGTTCTTGCGATCCTTGCATCTGTTGCAGCTGAATTAAATGGTCAATCTCTTGACTTCGACCTTGTGAAAGAGCTTGGAATTGTAGCAAACGCAATGGAAGCCCTTGTGGATCAAAAGGATGAAATGGAACAAATCGCTCGTGACTTCTTCACAGTGACACGTAACGCATTCTTTATCGGAAGAGGACTTGACTACTATGTGTGCCTTGAAGGTTCACTCAAACTAAAAGAGATCTCTTACATCCAAGCAGAAGGCTTTGCTGGAGGAGAACTCAAACACGGCACGATTGCTTTAATTGAAGAAGGCACACCGGTCATTGCCCTTGCAACACAAGAGCACGTGAACCTCAGCATTCGCGGTAACGTCAAAGAAGTCGTTGCACGTGGTGCAAACCCATGTGTCATCTCACTAAAAGGCCTAGAAGACGAAGGCGACCGTTTCGTCCTTCCAGCTGTACATCCAGCACTTGCACCACTTGCATCTGTTGTTCCATTACAGCTAATCGCTTACTACGCAGCCCTTCACCGCGGGTGTGATGTAGATAAACCACGTAACCTTGCGAAGAGTGTGACGGTGGAGTAG
- a CDS encoding DUF2200 domain-containing protein produces the protein MTKQKLYTMSFAKVYPLYFAKVERKGKTKAEVDTIICWLTGYSPEELLEQIDKQIDIETFFAEAPELHPSRSLIKGVICGVRVEDIEEETMKNIRYLDKLIDELAKGKKMEKILRDSS, from the coding sequence ATGACCAAACAAAAACTTTACACAATGAGTTTCGCAAAAGTATATCCGCTCTATTTCGCAAAGGTAGAGAGAAAGGGAAAAACGAAAGCTGAAGTCGATACGATTATTTGTTGGTTAACAGGGTACAGTCCAGAAGAGTTGCTGGAACAGATAGATAAACAGATAGACATTGAAACCTTCTTTGCCGAAGCTCCTGAGCTTCATCCTTCCCGTAGTTTAATCAAAGGAGTCATCTGTGGTGTACGGGTAGAGGACATTGAGGAAGAAACCATGAAAAACATTCGGTATCTAGATAAGTTGATTGATGAGTTAGCCAAGGGAAAGAAAATGGAAAAGATTTTGCGAGATTCGTCATGA
- a CDS encoding PLD nuclease N-terminal domain-containing protein has product MDMKMILPLILLQAILMVIGLFDLLKRDPSRIRGEVKWVWALVIVFVASAGPIAYFIFGRKQS; this is encoded by the coding sequence ATGGATATGAAGATGATTTTACCTCTTATTTTGCTGCAAGCGATTTTGATGGTGATTGGTTTGTTTGATTTGTTGAAAAGAGACCCATCGAGAATCAGAGGAGAGGTGAAGTGGGTTTGGGCTTTGGTGATTGTGTTTGTGGCGAGTGCCGGTCCTATTGCGTATTTCATTTTTGGTCGTAAACAATCTTAG
- a CDS encoding ABC transporter ATP-binding protein, whose amino-acid sequence MNMLECHGLTKSYGRHEVLKDVSFSVGEVGCVGFLGANGAGKTTTIRILTGLARPTSGVVKVAGMDVTKEMDDISHVIGYCPQHPAFYQDMTGQEWMHWVGGLFHLEKNIIRSKTEELLKLCRVYEAKDRAIGSYSGGMKQRLAIAQALINSPKILILDEPVSALDPMGRKDVLTLIERLKHEMLIFMSTHILDDIERVANHIIMINSGKIEMSSSMKQIKEDYIQPVIEFQLEQQNTKLMALLKERDWMEECIETGVSYQVRVNNQQRALKELPRLITESGGVLLHYRLSKLTLEDIFMKVVSA is encoded by the coding sequence TTGAATATGTTGGAGTGTCACGGGCTGACGAAATCGTATGGACGGCATGAAGTGTTAAAAGATGTCTCGTTTTCTGTTGGGGAGGTTGGATGTGTTGGCTTTTTAGGAGCCAATGGAGCGGGGAAGACAACGACGATTCGGATTCTGACGGGGCTTGCTCGTCCTACGTCAGGTGTCGTAAAGGTGGCAGGTATGGATGTGACAAAGGAAATGGATGACATTAGTCATGTGATCGGCTATTGTCCGCAGCATCCTGCATTTTATCAGGATATGACGGGGCAGGAGTGGATGCATTGGGTTGGCGGATTATTTCATTTAGAGAAAAACATTATTCGATCCAAAACAGAGGAGCTATTGAAGCTTTGCCGTGTGTATGAGGCGAAGGATCGTGCCATTGGCAGCTATAGTGGAGGCATGAAGCAGAGGCTTGCCATTGCACAGGCGCTTATCAATAGCCCGAAAATTCTTATTCTAGATGAACCTGTGTCGGCACTTGATCCTATGGGGAGAAAAGACGTCCTGACTTTGATTGAGCGTCTAAAGCATGAGATGCTGATCTTTATGTCGACCCATATTTTAGATGACATTGAACGTGTGGCGAATCATATTATCATGATCAACAGCGGCAAAATTGAGATGTCCTCTTCGATGAAACAGATCAAAGAAGACTATATCCAGCCAGTGATTGAATTTCAATTAGAACAACAGAATACGAAACTAATGGCTTTGTTAAAAGAGCGGGATTGGATGGAGGAATGCATTGAGACAGGGGTCAGTTATCAGGTGCGAGTGAACAATCAACAAAGGGCATTGAAGGAGTTGCCTCGTCTGATCACTGAATCTGGCGGTGTTCTCCTCCATTATCGCCTATCTAAGCTGACGCTTGAAGATATTTTCATGAAGGTTGTGAGTGCATGA
- a CDS encoding ABC transporter permease has protein sequence MMMLKKEFRELFTSYKVLFVPIIFTILMITQPITLKMLPDLLSKSANLPEGSTFYIPEPSAGEALASALSKFDSLGVFILIMIVMGTIAGERASGVTAMIMVKPISRMSYYVSKICAYACLTLFSLVVAVLASVYYVDIQFGHVDWVNVVKGTLLYYPNLLLIVVSTICASAFFTRSVTAGGVSLLINLILFTVPSFYEDTLGKFAPKGVTSAAEEMIHRGIYSEQALTSFLGVSVLIGFFFLIGWFLFRRQEL, from the coding sequence ATGATGATGTTGAAAAAGGAATTTAGGGAGTTATTTACTAGCTATAAAGTGTTGTTTGTGCCAATTATTTTTACGATTTTAATGATCACACAGCCTATTACACTCAAAATGCTGCCAGATCTTTTGTCGAAATCAGCTAATTTACCTGAAGGATCTACATTTTATATACCAGAGCCTAGTGCAGGAGAGGCTTTGGCGAGTGCATTGAGTAAATTTGATTCGCTAGGCGTGTTTATCCTGATTATGATCGTGATGGGGACGATCGCTGGAGAGCGTGCCTCTGGAGTGACGGCGATGATTATGGTGAAACCGATCAGTCGAATGAGTTATTATGTTTCGAAAATATGTGCCTATGCCTGTTTGACATTATTTAGTTTGGTGGTGGCGGTGCTTGCCTCCGTTTACTATGTGGATATTCAATTTGGGCATGTGGATTGGGTCAATGTCGTAAAAGGAACACTTCTTTATTATCCCAATTTATTGCTGATTGTCGTGTCGACCATTTGTGCTTCGGCATTCTTCACACGTTCCGTCACAGCTGGCGGTGTATCGCTTTTGATCAACCTTATTTTATTTACCGTTCCTTCATTTTATGAGGATACATTAGGGAAGTTTGCACCGAAAGGCGTAACAAGTGCGGCTGAGGAGATGATTCATAGAGGGATTTATTCGGAACAGGCGCTTACAAGCTTTCTAGGTGTATCGGTATTGATTGGTTTCTTTTTTCTCATTGGATGGTTTCTTTTTAGAAGACAAGAATTATAG
- a CDS encoding RidA family protein, translating to MRTSRNPETIHPPVAPYAHQIETTGPQRWLTLSGQVGMEVDGTIPESPLEQLELALENVKRNVEAADMAVEDITKLVFYLVGEFDAESRKRIMGQFLGDHLPCMTMIYVVALASPALKVEVDAWACREI from the coding sequence ATGAGAACATCACGTAATCCTGAGACCATTCACCCGCCAGTAGCACCCTATGCTCATCAAATAGAAACAACAGGACCACAACGGTGGTTAACCCTATCAGGTCAAGTGGGAATGGAGGTAGACGGGACAATTCCGGAGAGCCCGCTTGAGCAGCTCGAATTAGCATTAGAGAATGTGAAACGAAATGTAGAAGCGGCAGATATGGCAGTGGAGGACATCACGAAACTAGTATTTTATCTCGTAGGAGAGTTCGATGCTGAGAGCAGAAAACGAATCATGGGTCAGTTCTTGGGCGATCATCTGCCTTGTATGACGATGATTTATGTGGTGGCTTTGGCTTCACCAGCTTTAAAGGTCGAGGTGGATGCTTGGGCTTGTCGGGAGATTTAA
- a CDS encoding DUF418 domain-containing protein, with protein MKGSRVELIDSLRGFSLLGILIVNMLNFQYDYDFEKMFDSSFWGQEFGVYVTEILFQGSFYPIFSFLFGYSFIKLIESTKARGLNTNAIVVRRGFGLIVLGMLHYIFIWNGDILLYYGACTFFLMMFLSSRIKTMLIWSGVLGALSLVIVPYMMKLVYGTDELLTDVYAKGAYGDILLSRITVEDDMLIVTIILAIVSITLMPILGFLFGTISVGPFALLGMAVGKRGHLTEEDRGMAYRKGWVWVIVIGLALKCATFIDAPWSDLVITLGAYVLAIGYIQAFIVFYYSKAAQGLKRLLAGLVRLSLSNYLAQSIICTTIFYSYGLGLFGQMGSMFGLLLALGLYTAQLFISYLYLKKWRRGPVEWMMGKWVYWR; from the coding sequence TTGAAGGGATCTAGGGTTGAGTTAATTGATAGTTTGCGTGGTTTTAGTTTATTAGGTATTTTGATTGTGAATATGCTTAATTTTCAATATGATTATGATTTTGAGAAAATGTTTGATTCGAGCTTTTGGGGGCAGGAATTTGGCGTTTATGTAACGGAAATTTTGTTCCAGGGGTCGTTTTATCCGATTTTCTCCTTTTTGTTTGGGTATTCTTTTATCAAGCTGATTGAATCTACAAAAGCTAGGGGGCTCAATACGAATGCCATTGTCGTTCGCCGAGGCTTTGGTCTGATTGTGCTTGGAATGCTGCATTATATCTTTATTTGGAATGGCGACATTCTTCTTTATTATGGAGCATGTACGTTTTTCTTGATGATGTTTTTGAGTAGCCGGATCAAAACAATGCTGATTTGGTCGGGTGTGTTAGGGGCGTTGTCTTTAGTTATTGTGCCCTACATGATGAAACTTGTGTATGGGACTGATGAATTATTAACTGATGTGTATGCGAAAGGTGCTTATGGGGATATTTTGCTCAGCCGGATTACGGTTGAAGACGATATGTTGATTGTGACCATTATTCTGGCGATCGTGAGCATTACGCTTATGCCAATATTAGGTTTTCTTTTCGGTACGATCTCGGTTGGTCCGTTTGCACTGCTTGGTATGGCGGTTGGGAAACGAGGACATCTCACAGAAGAAGATCGAGGTATGGCTTATCGTAAAGGCTGGGTGTGGGTGATTGTGATCGGACTTGCGCTAAAATGTGCGACGTTTATTGATGCGCCTTGGAGTGATTTAGTGATTACGCTTGGTGCTTATGTGCTGGCGATCGGATATATTCAAGCTTTTATTGTGTTCTACTATTCGAAGGCAGCTCAAGGTCTCAAACGTTTGCTTGCAGGACTTGTCCGTTTGTCCCTATCAAATTATTTGGCGCAGTCGATCATTTGTACAACGATTTTCTATTCTTATGGACTTGGTCTATTTGGACAGATGGGGTCAATGTTTGGACTGCTACTCGCTCTCGGACTGTATACTGCACAGCTGTTCATCAGCTATCTCTATTTGAAAAAATGGAGAAGAGGTCCGGTGGAGTGGATGATGGGAAAATGGGTGTATTGGAGATAA
- a CDS encoding GntR family transcriptional regulator: protein MQITISNHSKEPIYEQIKNQIKSMILTGELAEGTALPSIRNLAKDLQISVITTKRAYEELEKAGFIYSIVGKGSFVAEQNLEVMKEKKLKVIEEQLGAVVTNGKELGLSFDELQQLLKFLYEE, encoded by the coding sequence ATGCAAATTACGATTTCAAACCATTCTAAGGAGCCCATCTATGAGCAAATTAAGAATCAAATCAAATCGATGATTTTAACGGGTGAGCTTGCAGAAGGCACAGCACTGCCATCTATTCGAAATCTGGCGAAGGATTTACAAATTAGCGTGATTACAACAAAGCGAGCGTATGAAGAGTTAGAGAAGGCGGGATTTATTTATTCAATTGTAGGCAAGGGATCTTTCGTTGCGGAACAAAACTTAGAAGTGATGAAAGAGAAAAAATTGAAGGTGATTGAGGAACAGCTTGGAGCGGTTGTCACAAACGGCAAGGAATTAGGCTTATCTTTTGATGAATTGCAGCAGTTATTAAAGTTCTTGTATGAGGAGTGA
- a CDS encoding ABC transporter ATP-binding protein: MEHVIEFKGVSKRFKDFSVQKLDLQVKKGFVTGFIGENGAGKSTTIKMIMNLLKPDSGEVKIFGLNYRTHEKEIKERIGFVYDANVFFPGLNLKDIKRIVAPAYKRWDDQLFDQYIEQFGLPLNKAIKTFSKGMQMKASLAIALSHHAELIIMDEPTAGLDPVFRRELLGTLQELMIDGNRTIFFSTHVTTDLDRIADYIAFIQNGRLVFQQSIHEVAENYALVKGSLDLLDRDTEKSFIHIQRTAAGFEALTDRIDEVKLIFGDAVVIEPASLEDIMFYLKGGVAHVSFN; the protein is encoded by the coding sequence GTGGAGCATGTAATTGAATTCAAAGGAGTATCAAAACGGTTCAAGGACTTTTCTGTTCAGAAACTTGATTTACAGGTCAAAAAAGGCTTTGTTACTGGGTTTATTGGAGAAAATGGCGCCGGTAAGTCGACGACGATTAAAATGATCATGAATTTATTAAAACCAGATTCGGGTGAGGTTAAAATTTTCGGATTGAATTATCGCACCCATGAAAAAGAGATTAAGGAACGAATCGGCTTTGTTTACGATGCCAACGTTTTTTTCCCAGGTTTGAATTTAAAAGACATCAAACGAATTGTGGCACCTGCCTATAAACGCTGGGATGACCAGCTTTTTGATCAATATATTGAACAGTTTGGTCTGCCGCTGAATAAAGCGATCAAAACATTTTCAAAAGGGATGCAGATGAAGGCGTCACTTGCGATTGCACTGTCTCATCATGCTGAGCTGATTATCATGGATGAACCAACTGCTGGGTTGGATCCGGTCTTTAGAAGAGAGCTACTCGGCACGTTACAAGAATTGATGATTGATGGAAATCGAACGATCTTTTTTTCGACGCATGTGACGACTGATTTAGACCGGATCGCGGATTATATTGCGTTTATACAAAATGGAAGATTGGTCTTTCAACAGTCGATTCACGAGGTAGCGGAGAATTATGCGCTGGTGAAGGGGAGCCTAGATTTGTTGGATCGAGACACAGAAAAGTCATTTATCCATATTCAGCGCACGGCAGCCGGGTTTGAAGCATTAACTGATCGGATTGATGAGGTGAAACTTATTTTTGGGGATGCTGTTGTGATTGAACCAGCGTCGCTTGAGGATATCATGTTTTATTTGAAAGGCGGGGTTGCGCATGTTTCATTTAATTAA
- a CDS encoding ABC-2 transporter permease, translating to MFHLIKRDVILQKKQLLIFIPFILFFIFMDVHPVLTFLVASVFIPFNTYAYDEKAETNILLNSLPYTRKEIIASRYLGAIFYMSIAIVLTSAALFVFGKLFSLSDIAIGSGLFLLFAACTFPLFYILKPGYITTAVIIGFIVLSAMGPPVVLYLAERFSAITDFIMNLSIPVLYTGSAVLIMLFYLLSWGLSTAIYQRKVF from the coding sequence ATGTTTCATTTAATTAAGCGTGATGTGATTTTGCAAAAGAAGCAGTTACTTATTTTTATTCCGTTTATCTTATTTTTTATTTTCATGGATGTCCATCCAGTATTGACGTTTCTAGTCGCTAGTGTCTTCATTCCATTTAACACATATGCTTATGATGAGAAGGCAGAAACGAATATTCTATTAAATTCCTTGCCCTATACACGTAAAGAAATTATCGCATCACGTTATCTTGGCGCCATTTTCTATATGAGTATTGCGATCGTGCTGACAAGTGCTGCATTATTTGTGTTTGGGAAGCTGTTTTCGCTGTCAGATATTGCGATTGGCAGCGGGTTGTTTTTATTGTTCGCAGCATGTACGTTTCCATTGTTTTATATCTTAAAGCCTGGTTATATCACAACGGCAGTGATCATTGGCTTTATCGTATTATCTGCTATGGGACCGCCTGTTGTTCTCTATTTAGCAGAGCGATTCAGTGCGATCACTGATTTTATTATGAACTTATCGATCCCTGTTTTATATACGGGGTCAGCTGTGCTGATAATGCTTTTCTACCTGCTGTCTTGGGGTCTCTCTACTGCGATTTACCAGAGGAAAGTGTTTTAG
- a CDS encoding amino acid permease — protein sequence MAQKELKRGLSARHIQMIALGGTIGVGLFMGSAKAIQWTGPSVLLAYAVCGIFIFFIMRAMGEMLYVEPSTGSFATFGHQYIHPLAGYMTAWSNWFQWVIVGMSEIIAVGAYMKYWFPELPAWIPGLIAMIILGAANLISVKSFGEFEFWFAMIKIVTIILMIIAGLGIIFFGFGNGGTPIGLSNLWAHGGFFTGGFTGFLFALSLVIAAYQGVELIGITAGEAQNPEKTLTNAIKSIIWRILIFYIGAIFVIVTVYPWDQLNTLGSPFVATFAKIGITAAAGIINFVVITAAMSGCNSGIFSAGRMLYTLGVNGQAPAFFTKISKNGVPYFGTLAVLIGLAIGVVLNYVAPPNIFVYVYSASVLPGMVPWFVILISHISFRKAKGAALDQHPFKMPLAPFSNYLTIGFLLMVLVFMLINQDTRISLIVAIGFLIVVALSFYVFGIGKRKPIETASSDQTVK from the coding sequence GTGGCTCAAAAGGAATTAAAAAGAGGGTTAAGTGCGCGCCATATTCAAATGATCGCACTCGGCGGCACGATTGGTGTTGGCTTATTTATGGGGTCAGCCAAGGCCATTCAATGGACAGGTCCATCGGTTCTTCTCGCGTACGCAGTATGTGGTATCTTTATCTTTTTTATTATGCGTGCGATGGGAGAAATGTTATACGTTGAACCGAGTACAGGTTCATTTGCTACATTCGGTCATCAATATATTCATCCGCTTGCGGGGTATATGACAGCTTGGAGTAACTGGTTCCAGTGGGTCATTGTCGGGATGTCGGAAATTATTGCCGTAGGCGCTTATATGAAATATTGGTTCCCAGAGCTGCCAGCGTGGATTCCAGGATTAATTGCGATGATTATTTTGGGAGCGGCCAATTTGATTTCGGTTAAATCGTTCGGTGAGTTCGAATTTTGGTTTGCCATGATCAAGATTGTGACGATTATTTTAATGATCATTGCAGGTCTAGGCATTATTTTCTTCGGATTTGGAAATGGCGGAACGCCTATTGGATTGTCTAATCTGTGGGCACACGGCGGATTCTTTACAGGTGGATTTACCGGATTCTTGTTTGCATTGTCGCTCGTCATTGCTGCCTATCAGGGTGTAGAGCTGATTGGGATTACAGCAGGTGAAGCGCAAAATCCAGAAAAGACGCTGACCAATGCCATCAAAAGTATCATCTGGCGTATTTTGATTTTCTATATCGGCGCGATCTTTGTCATTGTGACAGTGTACCCTTGGGATCAGCTGAATACCCTTGGCAGTCCATTTGTGGCGACGTTTGCGAAAATTGGAATTACAGCCGCCGCTGGTATTATTAACTTTGTTGTCATTACAGCAGCGATGTCCGGCTGTAATAGTGGGATTTTCAGTGCGGGACGTATGCTTTATACATTAGGTGTGAACGGGCAGGCGCCTGCTTTCTTCACCAAAATTTCGAAGAATGGTGTGCCGTATTTTGGAACATTGGCTGTGCTGATTGGTTTAGCGATAGGAGTTGTTCTCAATTACGTTGCGCCACCAAACATTTTCGTCTATGTGTATAGTGCGAGTGTACTTCCGGGTATGGTGCCATGGTTTGTGATTTTGATTAGTCATATCAGTTTTAGAAAGGCGAAGGGAGCTGCGCTTGATCAGCATCCATTCAAGATGCCACTAGCTCCGTTTTCTAATTATCTGACAATCGGTTTCTTACTGATGGTGCTTGTATTTATGCTCATTAATCAGGATACGCGTATTTCTCTGATTGTGGCAATTGGGTTCTTAATTGTAGTAGCGCTTAGCTTCTATGTCTTTGGGATCGGGAAACGGAAACCGATTGAAACAGCTTCTTCTGATCAAACGGTAAAATAA
- a CDS encoding glycerophosphodiester phosphodiesterase, whose translation MKKSRLLAFVLLSFALLSIAWVPATVSAHEHLLSPDRILTVAHRGASGYAPEHTLASYKLATKMNADYLELDLQMTKDGHLIVMHDETVDRTTNGTGSVKDLTLAEIKQLDAGTWFNEANPDRQNANYIGQRVLTLDEVLRYFGKRENYYIETKKPDIYPQMEEKLLATLKKHHLLGKHTRKGQVIIQSFSQDSLLKLQKLAPHLPKVQLLDRTQMTSITDDQLDFIKSYAVGVGPNFRALTLENVQQVRSHGLLLHPYTVNTEADMTRLLQYGVTGLFTNFPDVFNRVKASL comes from the coding sequence ATGAAGAAAAGTAGATTACTTGCTTTCGTGTTGCTCTCTTTTGCTTTACTGTCTATTGCGTGGGTGCCGGCCACCGTATCGGCACATGAACATCTTTTATCTCCAGATCGTATTCTAACCGTTGCACATCGCGGAGCATCAGGGTATGCACCAGAGCATACCCTGGCTTCTTACAAACTCGCCACAAAGATGAATGCCGATTACCTCGAACTCGACCTTCAAATGACAAAGGATGGCCATCTCATCGTCATGCACGATGAAACCGTTGACCGCACCACAAACGGAACGGGCTCGGTCAAAGACCTGACACTTGCTGAAATCAAACAGCTGGATGCTGGTACTTGGTTTAACGAAGCCAATCCTGACAGACAAAATGCCAACTATATCGGACAGCGAGTCCTCACATTAGATGAAGTACTGCGCTATTTTGGCAAACGAGAAAATTATTATATTGAAACAAAAAAACCAGACATCTATCCGCAAATGGAAGAAAAGCTATTGGCGACCCTAAAAAAACATCATCTTCTCGGGAAACACACAAGAAAAGGGCAGGTCATCATTCAATCCTTTAGCCAAGACAGCCTGCTAAAGCTACAGAAATTAGCCCCGCACCTTCCAAAAGTACAGCTTTTAGACAGAACCCAAATGACGTCCATCACAGATGACCAGCTCGACTTCATCAAATCCTATGCAGTGGGGGTCGGACCGAATTTTAGAGCATTGACACTTGAAAACGTGCAACAGGTCAGAAGCCATGGACTCCTCCTCCACCCATATACGGTCAACACCGAAGCAGACATGACCCGATTACTGCAATACGGCGTCACCGGTCTTTTCACCAACTTTCCAGATGTCTTCAACCGTGTAAAAGCTTCGCTCTAA